The Gossypium hirsutum isolate 1008001.06 chromosome A03, Gossypium_hirsutum_v2.1, whole genome shotgun sequence genome contains the following window.
GCATCGTTGGAAAGTATTTCAAGCTTGAAGCAAGGAAAACGTGTTTCACAACGGAACTACGAGCTGGAACTGCTACCTTTATGACCATGGCTTATATCATTGCAGTTAACGCCACCATCCTAGCGGATTCCGGTGGCACCTGCTCGCGGGCCGATTGCTCGGTTCCGGCGAACCAAACTGCCGCTTCACCAGATTGCATGTTCAAGCCTAATGCAGGTTATGAAAAATGTGTCTCGAAAACCAAGAGTGACCTTGTGGTGGCCACTGTTTTATCAGCCATGATCGGGTCGTTTGCAATGGGGATGTTGGCCAACTTACCTCTGGGTTTGGCTCCTGGTATGGGTCCTAACGCTTACTTGGCTTATAACTTAGTAGGGTACCATGGATCAGGATCCATGTCATATCAAACTGCATTAGCTGTAGTTTTAGTCGAAGCCTGTGCTTTCCTCGTAATTTCTGGTTTAGGGCTTCGATCAAAACTAGCCAGGCTCATACCTGACTCAGTCAGGCTCGCTTGTGCGACCGGAATCGGCCTTTTCATTGCATTGGTGGGATTACAGATCCACCAGGGTGTAGGCCTGATCGGGCCTGATCCCTCAACCTTGGTCACTATCACCGCCTGCACCACCACAGACCCTTTTACAGGCGCTTGTATTGGGGGCAAGATGAAGAGCCCCACATTTTGGTTAGCCATGGCAGGGTTTTTAATAACTTGTTATGGGTTAATGAAGGAAGTTAAAGGAAGTATGATCTATGGGATTCTGTTTATTACGTTAATTTCATGGATTAGAGGCACTGCATTTACATATTTCCCTGAAACCCCACTTGGCGACTCTAATTACAATTATTTCAAGAAAGTTGTTGATTTCCATAAGATCGAGTCCACCGCCGGGGCCATCAGTTTCAGCCACTTCAATTCCAGGGCGGTTTGGGTGGCTTTGGCAACGTTGTTATATGTTGATTTGCTTGCCACAACTGGTGTTCTATATACAATGGCCGAAATTGGTGGGTTTGTGGATGATAATGGGGGATTTGAAGGAGAATATTTAGCATACATAGTTGATTCAAGCTCCACTGTAGTCGGATCGGCGTTGGGAGTCTCTCCTGTCGCCACCTACGTAGAGTCATCAGCGGGGATGAAAGAAGGCGGTCAGACGGGATTAACGGCGGTAGTCATCGCAGCGTATTTCTTCTTTTCGTTATTTTTCACACCGTTGTTGACCAGTGTTCCACCATGGGCAGTTGGGCCTTCACTGGTAATGGTTGGGGTGATGATGATGAAAGTGGTGAAAGACATAAAATGGGGAGACGTGAAAGAAGCAGTGCCAGCGTTTGTGACAATGGTGTTAATGCCATTAACTTACTCAATATCCAATGGGATTATTGGTGGAGTTGGGGTTCATGTTGCTCTTAGTTTATATGATTTAGGGTTGAGGTTGATTAAATGGTTGAACCAGATGAGAAAAATGGTGCGCAATGGACAAAATCAAGTCTCGGTTGGGGCAGAATCCATGGTCGAAATCAtttgaagtgttttttttttcaattatatatgGGGCAGAACATTTCTTGTAAAAAATGGATGGGGAAACTTTCAGTGATCCTATCATTTTTTCCAGGAAAATTGTTGTCACCGTATTTAAAATGCTTGCCAGTGATttaatgtaatatatattttatccatggGAAAATTATGATATTCAGTTTCAGATGAGAAAAATATGGACAATGGACAAAATCAAAGTGTTGAATCATGAAATTAGAGAGTGATATTGAACCAAGAAAATGATACATCTGTTGGGAAGTACTGATAGCATAAAATCTTGAAAGTATAAGGTTTATTATACAAATTAGGGGCATACTACCAGACCAATTTCCTAaattatttacggaaatgggtcactaaaaaattatttattagaatGGTCCAAAATTAATAAAACGCTCCGACGTGGACGTATTTTTAGGGGAAAACGCTTCTTTATCCCGTGTTAGCAAAagtgcgctgacgtggacgcattTTACCCCATGTTTTCCTCCAAGGATCACCTCCAACGGTCAATtaaaaatttgaccgttgggcCTAACAGTCaggaaaatttttttataaaacccCCCACCTATTTTTTTCACacaaaatttcttctaaattataATTCTTCTAAATTTCTctctaaatttctcaaaaaatctCTCAAtgctatttaaaattttaatttttgtctaAATTAGCATTTTTTTATAACTTCTAAGAAAGTTAATCGTGTTAGTAATGGCCCGTCAATTAATTCGTCTAGATGATAAACATATCTCCATCGgccaaatgaaaatggtaagggttaatttcaattttttaatatttttctttcatttttttaatttaattaatatttttttataatagttGGTAGATCGAGTGTTACGATGTTTTATTCGTAATATACCTGGTTCTCCATCACCATTGATtgaaaattacttgagggaaATGGGTTTTCGGCATGTGACCAGTATAGGTCAGGGATGCAAGTTAGACCCGAAACTCATCAGCGCGTTTGgggagaggtggagacccgagacacacacatttcatctttCATGTGGGAAGTATACCATCACTTTGGATGGCATGCAATTACAATTAGGGTTATCGATGGATAGGTCCGTACTCACCGGGTCCGCTCAATTTGTTGATTGGGAAGCCATATGCTATGATCGTTTGGGTGCAATTTTGGATATTATTTATGGAGGTTAGATTGATATGGgttggttacgagacacattcctgGAGCTGGGAGATGATTCGACTTAAGTAGAAATAGTACGATATGCTCGGGTATACATTCTTTAGATCTTTTGAGGTTATCTGATGTCGAGCAAGTCACGAAACCTCGTACACCTGAGGTGGTTGCTAAAACTCATGGATTTTAGAGTAATTGGAGAACTTAGTTGGGGGTCTGTTGTGTTGTTGATATTGTACCAGGAGATGTGTTGGGCGACGCaaccaaataaaatcaaaatcaaagatTACCTCTCACTGCTACAATCATGGGCTCGGTTTCACTTttcatttttacgtcctcgagtgaaccacctgtatacattcccactcttaacaaggtaaatatatatattagattttacaattattacatagatttaaaatataattttatgctaaaattttatttaaataggtgGAACCATTCAGCGAGTTGCGAGGGAATACCTACCGCTCTTGAAGATATATTGCTTCTATCAGACCAATGGTCAGAAGCGCATATaagtatttatttcattttgaactatatatacataacatagccgatttcgtatttagtatttagtattatatatataactaatatttttatcaggCTCATATAGTTTCAATAGACATTATATGAGGATCCTACAATTCGGGTAGTAATTCTGAATGAATTCCTACAAAATTCGAACATCTGGCACGTtaaggtcccattggtcaactacGCTACTGTCAAGATACACCAGACAGATAGAGTGTTGCGGCAATTCAGATTCTAACAACTGATTCCCATGGCACTTGAGGTGTTCAATGATGAAAACAAAATCAACTTACGGCGACCGAATATGCATTGGCCGGTCTTtcattcaaaatatatcaaaatgtggGAAAATCAGTATGATAATATACTTACTCGCAAATCGATTATCGTTCCAGAGTTAGCATGCGATTCAGATTACATGTCATAGTTTAGGATCCATGACAAGCCATATTTTCTCTCGGAAGAGTAGAGGTGTCGGTAATTCTGTATCGAAAGGGAACGACGGGGCCCTCTAAATACAAGGGCTAACCGGGCGGGCCCATCAACAGTGTCCACGTAATCACCAGCCCTAATAGAGCAAGCGACGATGCCCACACTACAGCATCTTCAAATTATGCCAGGTgggtatcctaacccttatatatatatatattttttcactcCTATGCAAGGTTGGAATGCATGACCTAGTGCATCTCATTTCTCGATGACTTCAACATAACCGATGATATATAGGCCATTGTCACAAGAAGGATCGCATGAGGCACCGTTGGGGAGCACATCTCATTTCCAATCCCCATCACCTCATGAGATTCAAACATCTCCACCATAGGTAATGCAAACACCTCCGCAATCTTTGTTCTATCAAGGTAGGTTATCCTTCCAACATCTACAACCAAAAGCTGATCCCGAACAACCACAACCCCGACCGAAAACTAAACCAAAAAGGAATCCAACGCGTAACCGTTGACCACCCCATGTGGAACTGATTCCAGCAGGCACAtgcattgatttattttttaatatatttgtacaaattgtttttatattgtttcatttaataaaatagaaattcttttgaatatttttgtacaaattatttttatactatttcatttaataaaaaagaagttctttaaaatatgtttgtgcaaattattttttcattgtttcgTTTAATAAATTAGGAGTTATTTCAATTTGGAAATGTTGACATAGCATGACCCAGGTTCCTACACCACTCGCATAACTTTTATTGGTTCGTTCTTTCCCTGATATCTATATCATCACATATTCTAGTCGAGCACggtcgaccttttggtttgcgaTGTAATTCTCTATTCGGTAACAACTTAAACAGAGTAAGTGATATAGATGAACACTTACGTTCATCTATGAttggtgggaatacgtgtctccacacattgtacatgtattctaatttgtacacttcgtcgacatagcTCATGGGATCCAAATGGAGATTCTGGTAAGCTGCAATTACATAATTgtatggataacgaagtgcgtcaaacctCCCAAAGTTGCAAGTCCTATTTCTTATGTGTACATGATATTGTCTGCTGGGAATACCTTGGTTCGGTTTGTCGAACTTTGTCACACGAAACCATAAGTTATTGTGATCGTGACACACAGTGTACATAGAGTTGACTCACTATCACGTTccttttaaaacataattaatgcatttagccaggtttgaggtcattTGACCATATCGTAGGT
Protein-coding sequences here:
- the LOC107949708 gene encoding adenine/guanine permease AZG2 translates to MTNALKNPTGIPFHYFLIKLLSKIHVNQQGEIQTSMGIGLMGRLASSWQKMEMAVNDAVSKSIVGKYFKLEARKTCFTTELRAGTATFMTMAYIIAVNATILADSGGTCSRADCSVPANQTAASPDCMFKPNAGYEKCVSKTKSDLVVATVLSAMIGSFAMGMLANLPLGLAPGMGPNAYLAYNLVGYHGSGSMSYQTALAVVLVEACAFLVISGLGLRSKLARLIPDSVRLACATGIGLFIALVGLQIHQGVGLIGPDPSTLVTITACTTTDPFTGACIGGKMKSPTFWLAMAGFLITCYGLMKEVKGSMIYGILFITLISWIRGTAFTYFPETPLGDSNYNYFKKVVDFHKIESTAGAISFSHFNSRAVWVALATLLYVDLLATTGVLYTMAEIGGFVDDNGGFEGEYLAYIVDSSSTVVGSALGVSPVATYVESSAGMKEGGQTGLTAVVIAAYFFFSLFFTPLLTSVPPWAVGPSLVMVGVMMMKVVKDIKWGDVKEAVPAFVTMVLMPLTYSISNGIIGGVGVHVALSLYDLGLRLIKWLNQMRKMVRNGQNQVSVGAESMVEII